The following proteins are co-located in the Haloarcula marismortui ATCC 43049 genome:
- a CDS encoding cation:proton antiporter subunit C, with translation MFELLNSHYNYFAVMLLLGIGLYMLIESRNLVKKVIGMNIFQTGIFLFFITLAFRTGGNPPIIKEGGSPYVSPLPHVLILTAIVVGVSLTAVALALIIRIYTEYGTLDEDKLKQLYYD, from the coding sequence ATGTTTGAACTGCTGAACTCACATTACAACTACTTCGCGGTGATGCTCCTGCTCGGTATCGGCCTGTATATGCTCATCGAGTCCCGGAACCTCGTGAAGAAAGTCATCGGGATGAACATCTTCCAGACGGGCATCTTCCTGTTTTTCATCACGCTCGCGTTCCGGACCGGCGGGAACCCGCCGATAATCAAGGAGGGTGGCAGCCCCTACGTCAGCCCGCTGCCACACGTCCTCATCCTGACCGCTATCGTTGTCGGGGTGAGCCTGACCGCCGTGGCGCTGGCGCTGATCATCCGCATCTACACCGAGTACGGTACGCTGGACGAAGACAAGCTCAAACAGCTCTACTATGATTGA
- a CDS encoding Na(+)/H(+) antiporter subunit B codes for MSADERTGLYVESTIIMTTVRVVAPFVLTFALFVMFHGANSPGGGFQGGVIAGSVVMMLAFAYGIDAAREWLDVRVVAALASGGVLTFAAIGLGTILLGGNFLEYHLYEQFISHVVAYAIELVELAIGGIVASVAIGLFFLLAAGFGHAVDEPEDES; via the coding sequence ATGAGCGCCGACGAGCGAACCGGGCTGTACGTCGAGAGTACCATTATCATGACGACGGTCCGCGTTGTCGCGCCGTTCGTGCTCACCTTCGCCCTGTTCGTAATGTTCCACGGGGCAAACTCCCCCGGCGGTGGGTTCCAGGGAGGGGTCATCGCGGGGTCGGTCGTAATGATGCTCGCGTTTGCCTACGGGATTGACGCGGCGCGGGAGTGGCTCGACGTCCGTGTCGTCGCCGCGCTCGCATCCGGCGGCGTGCTCACGTTCGCAGCCATCGGGCTGGGAACGATTCTCCTGGGTGGGAACTTCCTCGAATATCACCTGTACGAACAGTTCATCTCGCACGTGGTTGCCTACGCTATCGAGCTCGTCGAACTGGCCATCGGTGGTATCGTCGCCAGCGTTGCTATCGGCCTCTTTTTCCTGCTTGCGGCGGGGTTCGGCCACGCCGTCGACGAACCGGAGGATGAGAGCTAA
- a CDS encoding DUF4040 domain-containing protein: MSLSLIEAVLLVFVLGCAIGAAVLRDVLASLMAFAAYSLGISIIWVMLEAPDVGLTEAAVGAGIMTILFILALANTVRPQENGLFESISARTVVLVGGFVVVMIATVPALPAVGADGAANPVVSGEVTQYYLENAYADTEVKNGVTAVLAAYRGFDTLGEAVVVFSAGVAALTVLRQEVFA, translated from the coding sequence ATGAGCCTCTCACTCATCGAGGCAGTGTTGCTGGTGTTCGTGCTGGGCTGTGCTATCGGCGCGGCCGTACTCCGTGACGTGCTGGCGTCACTGATGGCGTTTGCCGCCTACAGCCTCGGTATCTCCATTATCTGGGTGATGCTTGAGGCCCCCGACGTGGGGCTGACCGAAGCGGCTGTCGGGGCCGGCATCATGACGATACTGTTCATTCTGGCGCTGGCAAACACTGTTCGGCCACAGGAAAACGGCCTGTTCGAGTCGATCAGCGCCCGGACCGTCGTACTGGTCGGCGGGTTCGTCGTCGTTATGATTGCGACCGTTCCAGCGCTGCCCGCCGTCGGGGCGGATGGCGCGGCAAACCCCGTCGTCAGCGGCGAGGTAACACAGTACTACCTCGAAAACGCGTACGCGGACACCGAAGTGAAAAACGGTGTGACGGCGGTGCTCGCGGCCTACCGTGGGTTCGACACGCTGGGTGAGGCTGTCGTGGTCTTCTCAGCCGGGGTCGCAGCGCTGACCGTCCTCAGACAGGAGGTGTTCGCATGA
- the mnhG gene encoding monovalent cation/H(+) antiporter subunit G, producing the protein MTPTEWAIVALALIGAFFGGVASIGIVRLPDVYTRAHAASKSDTLGAVLAIGAAALAIQTDLATIKAVFLLVFMFLTNPTAAHAIARAAQDQGIEPWTTGDEEDKS; encoded by the coding sequence ATGACGCCAACAGAGTGGGCGATTGTCGCGCTCGCGTTGATCGGCGCGTTCTTCGGCGGCGTCGCCTCGATCGGCATTGTCCGGCTTCCTGACGTTTACACACGCGCTCACGCGGCATCGAAAAGTGATACACTGGGGGCCGTCCTCGCTATCGGGGCCGCCGCACTCGCGATTCAGACCGACCTCGCGACGATCAAGGCTGTCTTCCTGCTGGTGTTTATGTTTCTGACCAACCCCACCGCCGCCCACGCCATCGCCCGGGCGGCACAGGATCAGGGCATCGAGCCGTGGACTACCGGCGATGAGGAGGACAAATCATGA
- a CDS encoding cation:proton antiporter codes for MIEFEVALLAIASAFVLFAIVSLYRVFAGPTDHDRVIAVNVMGTNTVIAIALVSGALDKPLFLDIALVYALLNFLLSIAFSKFNVEHGGVL; via the coding sequence ATGATTGAGTTCGAGGTGGCGCTGCTGGCAATCGCGAGCGCGTTCGTCCTGTTCGCCATCGTGTCGCTGTACCGCGTGTTTGCGGGACCGACGGACCACGACAGAGTTATCGCGGTCAACGTGATGGGGACGAACACCGTTATCGCGATCGCGCTCGTCTCCGGCGCGCTCGATAAGCCGCTGTTCCTCGACATCGCGCTCGTGTACGCGCTGCTGAACTTCCTGCTCTCGATAGCATTCTCGAAGTTCAACGTCGAGCACGGGGGTGTGCTATGA
- a CDS encoding monovalent cation/H+ antiporter subunit E: MTVRNTVAYAVEQAESPAREGQQQISLHLVAVASTRAVDPDAQTELGQAKDLLDRIDVWLDEDLGTSPPSNLEVELGVIGADRYLFSPGDYADAILAYADEHSIERVVLDPEFNPGGTTPMLRPLEVELVRGDIEVETAPVERPARSTALARAATLPKYLTIFGASYLFYLLLSSYKPLDFLTGAITATIVTALLAPIAFSRQPSLTRIPRQLARFVIYVPYLLKEIAVANLEIAYVVLHPSLPIDPKMVELEAAIWGDGAVTTLANSITLTPGTLTVSVSQQAFDIHSLTGSSREDLFDGGLERAVRFVFYGREAAAIPSPRERGQGDDNTVESDIGDPEVADDD, from the coding sequence GTGACGGTCCGGAACACCGTCGCCTACGCCGTTGAACAGGCCGAATCGCCGGCCAGAGAGGGGCAACAACAGATATCGCTGCACCTCGTCGCCGTCGCAAGCACACGCGCCGTTGACCCCGACGCACAGACGGAGCTCGGCCAAGCCAAGGACCTGCTTGACCGCATCGATGTCTGGCTCGACGAAGACTTGGGTACTTCCCCACCGTCGAACCTCGAGGTTGAACTGGGCGTCATCGGTGCTGACCGCTACCTGTTCAGTCCCGGCGATTACGCCGACGCGATTCTGGCCTACGCCGACGAACACAGCATCGAACGGGTCGTCCTCGATCCGGAGTTCAACCCGGGCGGCACGACGCCGATGCTTCGGCCGCTCGAAGTCGAACTCGTCCGGGGCGATATCGAGGTCGAGACCGCACCCGTCGAGCGACCGGCACGGTCGACCGCACTCGCCCGCGCCGCGACGCTCCCGAAGTATCTCACCATTTTCGGAGCGTCGTATCTGTTTTACCTGCTGTTGAGTTCGTACAAACCGCTGGATTTCCTCACTGGTGCGATAACAGCGACGATCGTCACTGCGTTGCTTGCGCCGATCGCGTTCAGTCGCCAGCCGTCGCTGACCCGGATTCCGAGGCAACTCGCCCGGTTCGTGATTTACGTCCCGTACCTGCTCAAGGAAATCGCCGTCGCCAATCTCGAAATCGCGTACGTCGTCTTGCACCCGTCGCTGCCTATTGACCCCAAAATGGTCGAGTTGGAGGCCGCGATCTGGGGTGACGGAGCGGTGACGACGCTGGCAAACAGCATCACGCTGACGCCCGGGACGCTCACCGTCAGTGTCTCCCAGCAGGCGTTCGACATTCACTCGCTCACCGGTAGTTCGCGCGAGGACCTGTTTGACGGCGGCCTCGAACGAGCTGTCCGGTTCGTTTTCTACGGCCGGGAGGCGGCAGCCATTCCCTCGCCGCGCGAGCGCGGACAGGGGGACGACAACACAGTCGAGAGTGACATTGGCGACCCGGAGGTGGCCGACGATGATTGA
- the coaBC gene encoding bifunctional phosphopantothenoylcysteine decarboxylase/phosphopantothenate--cysteine ligase CoaBC, with protein sequence MLTGVNVVLGVSGSIAAVKTVELAHELRRQGASVRAVMTDSATGIIHPWALEFATDNEVVTEITGSVEHVDLCGRSGWGDVLLLGPATANTVGKVAAAIDDTPVTTCVTTALGADVPVVVAPAMHEPMYDHPGVLDAIDRVASWGVEFVDPRIEEGKAKIATEEAIVTATARAAGDRPLADEHVVVTAGATTESVDPVRTLSNRSSGRTGRAVARACYVRGADVTLVHDGPDVPYATVERVESAAEMTAATRRVAGSADALISAAAISDYTVEQAPEKIKSGQAELTLTLEPTPKLIDTVRADHPDLPIAGFKVETEGDDETLIERAREIRERAGLAFVVANDASVMGDDETRALLVDADAATEYVGEKQGLGARVANELGDHLSSRD encoded by the coding sequence ATGCTGACCGGAGTCAACGTCGTTCTGGGGGTTTCGGGGTCTATCGCGGCCGTCAAGACGGTGGAGCTCGCACACGAACTCCGACGACAGGGGGCGTCCGTTCGGGCCGTGATGACCGACAGCGCGACGGGCATCATCCATCCGTGGGCGCTTGAGTTCGCGACGGACAACGAGGTCGTTACCGAAATCACAGGCAGTGTCGAGCACGTCGACCTCTGCGGGCGCTCGGGCTGGGGGGACGTGCTCTTGCTCGGACCGGCGACGGCAAACACCGTCGGCAAGGTTGCCGCGGCAATCGATGATACGCCCGTGACGACGTGTGTGACGACCGCACTCGGTGCTGACGTGCCTGTCGTCGTCGCGCCGGCGATGCACGAACCGATGTACGACCACCCCGGTGTATTGGACGCTATTGACCGCGTCGCGTCCTGGGGCGTCGAGTTCGTCGACCCGCGAATCGAGGAGGGGAAAGCCAAGATCGCAACTGAGGAGGCCATCGTCACAGCGACCGCCCGGGCCGCGGGCGACCGGCCGCTGGCCGACGAGCACGTCGTTGTGACCGCGGGCGCGACCACGGAATCAGTCGACCCCGTTCGGACGCTCTCGAACCGATCCTCGGGGCGGACCGGACGGGCGGTCGCGCGGGCCTGTTACGTCCGCGGGGCCGACGTGACGCTGGTCCACGATGGGCCGGACGTTCCTTACGCGACTGTCGAGCGGGTCGAGTCCGCCGCGGAGATGACAGCGGCTACCCGGCGGGTCGCCGGCTCCGCTGACGCGCTGATCTCGGCAGCCGCTATCTCAGATTACACCGTTGAGCAGGCTCCCGAGAAGATCAAGAGCGGACAGGCAGAACTGACGCTGACGCTCGAACCAACGCCGAAGCTCATCGACACTGTTCGGGCAGACCACCCGGACCTTCCCATAGCCGGCTTCAAAGTCGAAACCGAAGGCGACGACGAAACCCTGATCGAGCGCGCCCGCGAGATACGCGAGCGGGCCGGGCTGGCCTTCGTGGTCGCCAACGACGCGAGCGTGATGGGCGACGACGAGACGCGCGCCCTGCTTGTCGACGCAGACGCGGCCACGGAGTACGTTGGGGAAAAACAGGGTCTGGGTGCCCGTGTCGCCAACGAACTCGGTGACCATCTGTCCAGTCGTGACTGA
- a CDS encoding DUF7519 family protein, translating to MTALDNRPAASSAALTGTVAVLVSLVLGLAVVDPIPVLAGFGGGLCIAAGVWALRSEARERIAGGSILIIIGAGVFCGTALLATDYWSLVVALGFPLAATLVVIDASSGLVPPADATDELSAMLDESFVVLVVGVIVTIVCAVAAAVRLPWVFVRVVTGFSLHPLVGFVTLQAGVLLALLLLDRATETLESWVPAPTATTDRALERLDLLGTNWWDIDTPLKAAVGLQLLVAFVPTAQMLFDRFLDSLPVLGSALRVVFSGPLHLPLAAGILALLAILIVERLRQWLLQWLGDDPGQSLARQTGSIVAAVGLLLGALALTAAGVTRRVAPTFTGGGHYGSATVLLLGVLISVAVLRGLITLLAELVGAEVLSRRVAGFATGSGLLFVMTLLGAERGLAPILVLVGSAAALLVWDAGAHASSIGQQLGRDAETTDSEFVHVTGTAAVLAGAILLVLFVRYVLIPVAVPTTSAGLSFSSVLALGLVLLAIAAFALALNAHEEGPHTSGDRSGSRGERTADDSD from the coding sequence ATGACGGCACTCGACAATCGACCGGCGGCGTCGAGCGCGGCGCTGACCGGAACGGTCGCAGTGCTCGTCTCGCTCGTCCTCGGCCTCGCTGTCGTGGACCCGATACCAGTGCTGGCCGGCTTCGGCGGCGGGCTCTGTATCGCCGCCGGGGTCTGGGCGCTCCGCAGCGAGGCCCGCGAGCGCATCGCTGGCGGCAGTATCCTCATCATCATCGGCGCAGGCGTGTTCTGTGGGACCGCGCTACTGGCGACTGACTACTGGTCGCTCGTTGTGGCGCTTGGATTCCCGCTGGCCGCCACACTCGTCGTCATCGACGCGAGTAGCGGGCTGGTGCCGCCGGCCGATGCGACGGACGAACTCTCGGCAATGCTTGATGAGAGTTTCGTGGTACTGGTGGTTGGCGTCATCGTCACAATTGTCTGTGCCGTCGCCGCTGCCGTCAGGCTCCCCTGGGTGTTTGTTCGCGTTGTCACTGGCTTCTCTCTCCACCCGCTCGTGGGCTTCGTGACGCTACAGGCCGGGGTCCTGCTTGCCCTGTTGTTGCTGGACCGGGCCACGGAGACGCTGGAGTCGTGGGTTCCGGCACCCACAGCGACGACCGACCGGGCGCTCGAACGACTGGACTTGCTGGGGACAAACTGGTGGGACATCGACACCCCGCTCAAGGCCGCCGTTGGCCTGCAGTTGCTCGTGGCGTTTGTTCCGACGGCGCAGATGCTGTTTGACCGCTTCCTCGACAGTCTCCCGGTGCTCGGATCGGCCCTTCGGGTCGTCTTCAGTGGCCCGCTCCATCTCCCCCTTGCAGCCGGGATTCTGGCGTTACTGGCTATCCTCATCGTCGAACGGCTCCGGCAGTGGCTACTACAGTGGCTCGGGGACGACCCCGGACAGTCACTGGCACGGCAGACCGGCAGTATCGTGGCCGCTGTGGGACTGCTGCTGGGCGCACTGGCCCTTACTGCCGCCGGCGTGACCCGGCGAGTAGCGCCCACGTTTACCGGAGGCGGCCATTATGGCTCGGCTACCGTATTGCTGCTCGGCGTCTTGATTTCGGTCGCCGTCCTCCGCGGTCTCATCACGCTGCTGGCCGAACTAGTCGGCGCAGAGGTACTGTCGCGACGGGTGGCGGGATTCGCGACCGGAAGCGGGCTGCTGTTCGTCATGACCTTGCTCGGGGCTGAGCGCGGACTCGCACCGATACTCGTCCTCGTCGGAAGCGCGGCGGCGCTACTGGTCTGGGACGCCGGCGCGCACGCCAGCAGTATCGGGCAGCAACTGGGCCGGGACGCCGAAACGACGGACAGCGAGTTCGTCCACGTCACCGGAACTGCGGCCGTCCTCGCCGGGGCTATCCTCCTCGTGCTGTTCGTTCGATACGTGCTCATCCCGGTCGCGGTTCCAACCACGTCGGCCGGGCTCTCATTCAGTTCGGTACTCGCGCTCGGACTGGTCCTGCTGGCGATAGCTGCGTTCGCCCTCGCACTGAACGCACATGAGGAGGGACCACACACCAGCGGTGACAGGAGCGGCAGCCGGGGCGAGCGGACTGCCGACGACAGCGATTAG
- a CDS encoding DUF58 domain-containing protein, producing MRTRETTQRNVGVSAALVAGGAGIVTGNPVIFMVAAVALVYAAYQAAIGDPEPTLTIERHVEPIDPLPGSEVTVTLTLTNDGDATLPDVRVLDGVPERLEVVDGSPRFGTHLEAGASDSVTYTVDARRGDHAFTDVAVVCRNLTGTVEFAEQVTVETGLSCSASVDTVPLSGQTLSQSGRIPTDAGGNGLAFYAIREHQSSDPMSRVDWNRLAKTNELATIEFKETRAATVITLVDSRHSVAGEANAPTAVQFCAYAAQQVGSALLGMDNRVGAAVYDSGETLQPSANRAQEQRLERFLKGVVSGSATGPSGTRDSWLFDTNTRTRPAESSTEMADRYGIADGGDAVATLDRSIPSESQVVFCTPLLDDRAADAAKRLAAYGHAVTVVSPDMTGGDSPGRTVERIDRTARLDTLRGTVRVVDWTPTEPLAKALIRATERWA from the coding sequence GTGAGAACGCGTGAAACAACCCAGCGCAACGTCGGCGTCTCGGCCGCGCTGGTGGCCGGCGGGGCCGGTATCGTCACCGGGAACCCGGTGATTTTCATGGTCGCAGCGGTGGCGCTGGTGTACGCGGCCTATCAGGCGGCCATCGGTGACCCGGAGCCGACGCTCACAATCGAGCGCCACGTCGAACCGATTGACCCGCTCCCCGGCTCAGAGGTGACAGTGACGCTGACGCTCACGAACGATGGGGACGCGACCCTGCCTGACGTTCGCGTTCTCGACGGCGTCCCGGAGCGGCTGGAGGTCGTCGACGGCTCCCCGCGGTTCGGAACCCATCTCGAAGCCGGGGCGTCAGATTCAGTCACCTACACGGTCGACGCCCGGCGCGGTGACCACGCGTTCACCGACGTGGCGGTCGTCTGCCGGAACCTGACCGGGACCGTCGAGTTCGCCGAGCAGGTCACCGTCGAGACGGGACTCTCGTGTAGTGCCAGTGTGGACACCGTTCCGCTCTCGGGCCAGACGCTTTCCCAGTCCGGGCGTATCCCGACAGACGCCGGCGGGAACGGGCTTGCCTTCTACGCTATCCGCGAGCACCAGTCCTCGGACCCGATGAGCCGCGTCGACTGGAACCGCCTCGCGAAGACGAACGAGCTCGCGACAATCGAGTTCAAGGAGACGCGAGCAGCCACCGTCATCACGCTCGTCGATTCCCGACACTCTGTTGCGGGCGAGGCAAACGCGCCCACGGCTGTCCAGTTCTGTGCCTACGCGGCCCAGCAGGTCGGTTCGGCGCTTCTAGGGATGGACAACCGCGTCGGTGCCGCCGTCTACGACAGTGGCGAGACACTACAGCCATCGGCCAACCGGGCACAGGAACAGCGATTGGAAAGGTTCCTGAAGGGTGTTGTGAGCGGGTCGGCCACCGGGCCCTCTGGGACTCGCGATTCGTGGCTGTTCGACACCAACACCCGAACCCGGCCGGCGGAGTCGTCGACTGAAATGGCAGACCGCTACGGAATCGCCGACGGCGGCGATGCGGTGGCGACACTCGACCGCTCGATTCCGAGCGAGTCACAGGTCGTGTTCTGTACGCCCCTGCTCGACGACCGGGCGGCCGATGCGGCAAAACGACTCGCGGCGTACGGACACGCAGTCACGGTCGTCAGCCCAGACATGACGGGCGGTGACAGTCCGGGACGTACCGTCGAGCGAATCGACCGAACGGCCCGCCTCGACACCCTTCGAGGAACAGTTCGAGTTGTCGACTGGACGCCCACGGAACCGCTCGCGAAAGCCCTCATTCGTGCAACGGAGCGGTGGGCATGA
- a CDS encoding DUF7269 family protein produces the protein MSDAESQQGEAASATIDISVDRPAPGRRFVQYTLLGLAALAGAVFVVTFPSVLPDVGSGTARQLQLVASVSAAVIGVFGLYTVVRTQDSALPPIKGSQPRDPYRDDETGDRSTELLDELLEPEATQAESGELVGDDIDELLEKIDGRVDPYNGLEASYASEIRNRLREAARQMLVETAEISMEAAAREVRTGSWTDNRRAATFLGGPDAPGPPIEMQLRDWASGEGFDRKVEAATAEIRRLQRGEHA, from the coding sequence ATGAGTGATGCTGAATCACAACAGGGGGAAGCTGCCAGCGCAACCATCGATATCAGTGTCGACCGCCCGGCACCGGGGCGCAGGTTCGTCCAGTACACCCTGCTGGGACTCGCCGCGCTTGCTGGGGCAGTGTTCGTCGTTACTTTCCCCTCAGTGCTCCCGGATGTCGGGAGCGGAACGGCCAGACAACTACAGCTTGTTGCAAGCGTCAGCGCCGCCGTAATCGGCGTTTTCGGCCTGTACACGGTTGTTCGGACACAGGATTCCGCTCTGCCGCCGATAAAAGGGAGCCAGCCGCGTGACCCGTATCGTGACGACGAGACAGGCGACAGATCGACGGAGTTGCTCGATGAACTGCTAGAACCGGAAGCGACACAGGCAGAATCCGGCGAACTGGTCGGCGACGACATCGACGAGTTGCTCGAGAAAATCGACGGACGCGTCGACCCGTACAACGGCCTCGAAGCGAGCTATGCGTCGGAAATCAGGAACAGGCTCCGTGAGGCCGCGCGACAGATGCTGGTCGAAACGGCGGAGATATCGATGGAGGCGGCGGCCCGAGAAGTCCGCACTGGTTCGTGGACGGACAACCGCCGGGCAGCCACCTTCCTCGGCGGCCCGGACGCGCCCGGCCCGCCAATCGAGATGCAGCTACGGGACTGGGCCAGCGGCGAGGGGTTCGACCGGAAGGTCGAGGCGGCGACGGCCGAAATACGCCGCCTCCAGCGGGGTGAACACGCGTGA
- a CDS encoding DUF4129 domain-containing protein, producing the protein MSTKLVRAALALLCAVAVLFGTALFPGAIGVEFESSGPLDSRASGPATPDGTGPDEIDGGPTPVATSDRAATTPQATNDEPAATPTPTETATETPAAGDGEDSGSPILVKLFGLALIGGFGIVAVGVIRAASNAEGGGWTDVGLRLHPIIGKLAKTVVSAVSNGTIGRTIGRIPKVTTTALLSGSAALSRVGAGISAVSGGILAGLSTGVGSVGTMSLRGVAGLPSALGSLSVAPFRALSGFGGSGGFLASVRSGVDSPSLFGSSDSEQRQSTATESTSETDDGPDIDSLSVQEAWALLADRVSVSDPETATPGEYARRAIDSGLPAEPVRRLTVLFREVEYGGRSATGDRTESARAALRELLGRGDD; encoded by the coding sequence GTGTCAACAAAGCTGGTGCGTGCCGCCCTCGCCCTCCTCTGTGCAGTCGCTGTTCTGTTCGGCACGGCGCTGTTTCCCGGCGCAATCGGCGTCGAATTCGAGTCAAGCGGCCCCCTCGACAGCCGAGCGAGCGGGCCGGCCACGCCCGACGGAACAGGGCCCGACGAAATCGACGGTGGGCCGACGCCGGTAGCGACGAGCGATAGGGCAGCGACGACGCCACAGGCGACAAACGATGAGCCGGCGGCGACGCCAACACCCACGGAGACAGCGACAGAAACGCCGGCGGCCGGCGACGGCGAAGACAGTGGGTCACCCATTCTGGTGAAGCTGTTCGGGCTGGCGCTGATCGGCGGGTTCGGTATCGTTGCAGTCGGCGTTATCCGGGCCGCATCGAACGCGGAGGGTGGCGGGTGGACAGACGTTGGACTCCGACTGCACCCTATCATCGGCAAGCTGGCCAAGACAGTCGTTTCGGCAGTTTCGAACGGGACGATTGGGCGGACTATCGGCCGGATTCCGAAGGTAACGACCACCGCGTTGCTCTCGGGGTCGGCGGCGCTCTCACGAGTCGGGGCCGGTATCAGTGCTGTCTCCGGCGGTATCCTGGCCGGATTGTCGACGGGGGTCGGGTCGGTCGGCACAATGTCACTGCGGGGAGTCGCCGGCCTGCCGAGTGCGCTCGGGTCGCTCTCAGTCGCGCCGTTCAGAGCCCTCAGCGGCTTCGGCGGGAGCGGCGGCTTCCTTGCCTCCGTTCGGAGTGGCGTCGACAGCCCGTCGCTGTTTGGCTCGTCGGACTCGGAGCAAAGACAGTCGACGGCCACCGAATCAACGAGTGAGACGGATGACGGGCCGGACATCGATTCACTGTCGGTGCAGGAAGCCTGGGCGCTGCTAGCTGACCGCGTGTCAGTGTCGGACCCCGAGACGGCGACGCCCGGGGAGTACGCCCGCCGGGCTATCGACAGTGGACTTCCGGCCGAGCCCGTGCGCCGGCTAACTGTCCTCTTTCGGGAGGTCGAATACGGCGGGCGGTCGGCGACCGGGGACCGAACAGAATCGGCTCGTGCCGCTCTCAGAGAACTCCTTGGAAGGGGTGACGACTGA
- a CDS encoding M48 family metalloprotease gives MLWTLLLLVAVDIAVVATAAVLLTPWLVPVRNAVAAHLPFGGASARIAWWIAILTPALVAFVWAQLRYTSAQTMAEVDARIVGPDEYPALHERVQRLAQLADLTPPRIAVADADVPNSFAIGTLGGATVVVSEGLLSALDGDELDAVLAHELMHVANRDATVMTLASFLPSLTNGEYDPLADLLPGGSRYALGLVALGFAYVFSARVLAAPFGSLSFTLGFLFLFAVTVLLGSVALGVFTAPVVVLGRSLSRAREFAADRSAAQLTGDPAALVGALETLDSGVDDRPGTDKRSAYAGVRGLCFLPYGFDTAASSDSLATETRSHPPTTERVERLQSVARSLETGSV, from the coding sequence ATGCTGTGGACCCTCTTGCTCCTCGTCGCTGTCGATATCGCTGTGGTTGCGACCGCGGCGGTGCTCCTGACACCCTGGCTTGTGCCGGTGCGGAATGCCGTCGCGGCTCACCTCCCGTTCGGTGGTGCATCGGCACGCATCGCCTGGTGGATAGCCATTCTCACCCCTGCTCTTGTGGCGTTTGTCTGGGCACAGCTCCGGTACACCAGCGCCCAGACGATGGCCGAGGTTGACGCTCGCATCGTCGGCCCCGATGAGTACCCTGCCCTCCACGAACGGGTGCAACGGCTCGCGCAACTGGCCGACCTCACGCCGCCACGGATTGCCGTCGCGGACGCCGACGTACCGAACAGTTTCGCTATCGGGACGCTTGGCGGCGCGACGGTGGTCGTCAGCGAGGGGCTCCTCTCGGCGCTCGACGGCGACGAACTTGATGCCGTGCTGGCCCACGAACTCATGCACGTCGCCAACCGCGACGCGACCGTCATGACACTGGCCAGCTTCCTTCCGTCGCTGACCAACGGCGAGTACGACCCGCTTGCGGACCTGCTTCCCGGCGGGAGTCGCTACGCGCTCGGGCTGGTCGCGCTCGGTTTCGCGTACGTGTTCAGTGCCCGGGTGCTTGCGGCCCCCTTCGGAAGCCTCTCGTTCACGCTGGGGTTTCTGTTTCTGTTTGCGGTGACAGTCCTGTTGGGCAGCGTCGCGCTGGGTGTGTTCACTGCTCCCGTCGTCGTCCTCGGACGGTCGCTCTCACGCGCTCGGGAGTTTGCTGCCGACCGGAGCGCGGCCCAGCTGACCGGCGACCCCGCCGCGCTCGTCGGGGCGTTAGAGACGCTCGACAGCGGGGTCGACGACCGGCCGGGGACGGACAAACGCTCCGCGTACGCGGGCGTCCGCGGACTGTGCTTCCTTCCCTACGGGTTCGATACGGCGGCGTCGAGCGATTCCCTGGCTACCGAAACACGGTCACACCCGCCGACGACGGAGCGGGTCGAACGACTGCAGTCAGTCGCACGCTCGCTCGAAACAGGGTCAGTCTGA